One genomic segment of Actinoplanes ianthinogenes includes these proteins:
- a CDS encoding primary-amine oxidase → MTYRMIAGAAALLTAATLAATVPATAQAAPAATTPCGSSAMVKETLPNGTTWQLCWRINDKAGLVLDHVFISTKKYPQAVQVLDSIRLAQLNVPYDTGDTEYNDLTAIGMGGYGMETLTGDDCKGGSIRTGSDGGGEPEQRKVLCVSAEPRGLAYRLHDYEYDPNTDQSTEKVYSQQGHDLVLRTISKLGWYEYVTEYRLHDDGQISARLGATGDLAPSEYSTSSTGWPIGKAARDYSTMHYHNAFWRVDFNIAGKGGEKVEQYDTTTDGRGTVAAKLKTTKTAIAKEGTFSKVNQRWWRVVSPTSKNADGHQRSYEVVTTGGDRYEGHPETKPDITFSQKNACEKWASDNASDPECPLNIQTVVDFVKNKETLTDPVAWVRVGFHHVPRDEDQSPMPLHWQGFEMVPRDFTEMNPLTPAGLAGRNGNQSEN, encoded by the coding sequence ATGACGTACCGAATGATCGCCGGCGCCGCCGCGCTCCTGACCGCGGCCACGCTGGCGGCGACCGTGCCGGCCACCGCGCAGGCGGCGCCCGCGGCGACCACGCCGTGCGGCTCCTCGGCGATGGTCAAGGAAACCCTGCCCAACGGGACGACCTGGCAGCTCTGCTGGCGGATCAACGACAAGGCCGGCCTGGTCCTGGACCACGTCTTCATCAGCACCAAGAAGTACCCGCAGGCGGTGCAGGTACTCGACTCGATCCGGCTCGCGCAGCTCAACGTGCCCTACGACACCGGTGACACCGAGTACAACGACCTCACCGCCATCGGCATGGGCGGCTACGGCATGGAGACGCTGACCGGCGACGACTGCAAGGGCGGCTCGATCCGGACCGGCTCGGACGGCGGTGGCGAGCCCGAGCAGCGCAAGGTGCTCTGCGTCAGCGCCGAGCCGCGCGGCCTGGCCTACCGGCTGCACGACTACGAGTACGACCCGAACACCGACCAGAGCACCGAGAAGGTCTACTCGCAGCAGGGCCACGACCTGGTGCTGCGGACGATCAGCAAGCTCGGCTGGTACGAGTACGTCACCGAGTACCGCCTGCACGACGACGGGCAGATCTCGGCCCGCCTCGGCGCCACCGGCGACCTGGCCCCGAGCGAGTACTCGACCAGCAGCACCGGCTGGCCGATCGGCAAGGCCGCTCGCGACTACTCGACGATGCACTACCACAACGCGTTCTGGCGGGTCGACTTCAACATCGCCGGCAAGGGCGGTGAGAAGGTCGAGCAGTACGACACCACCACCGACGGCCGGGGCACCGTGGCCGCGAAGCTGAAGACCACGAAGACCGCGATCGCCAAGGAGGGCACCTTCAGCAAGGTGAACCAGCGGTGGTGGCGGGTGGTCAGCCCGACCAGCAAGAACGCGGACGGGCACCAGCGGTCGTACGAGGTGGTGACCACCGGCGGTGACCGGTACGAGGGGCACCCGGAGACCAAGCCGGACATCACGTTCTCGCAGAAGAACGCCTGCGAGAAGTGGGCCAGCGACAACGCCTCCGACCCGGAGTGCCCGCTGAACATCCAGACGGTCGTGGACTTCGTCAAGAACAAGGAGACGCTGACCGACCCGGTGGCCTGGGTGCGGGTCGGCTTCCACCACGTGCCGCGCGACGAGGACCAGAGCCCGATGCCGCTGCACTGGCAGGGCTTCGAGATGGTGCCGCGGGACTTCACCGAGATGAACCCGCTGACTCCGGCCGGACTCGCCGGCCGCAACGGCAACCAGAGCGAGAACTAG
- a CDS encoding GGDEF domain-containing protein: protein MSSRLMRCYMVVAAIGLAGFLAVPDDSTLQLIWQVGCGWFAAAMIAVGVRRTRSAMAASWWLFALGVAGNSGGILVEYILTRTQLNPGFPSWADAAYLSLYPAVAAGMFLLIRRRAAHRDWSSLVDATTLTTGVGLLAWVFMVKPAASDPTIGLLGHIVSVAYPLGDVVLLAMTVRLLLSGGRHNGSFRLVSAALICFLAGDGTWAVINQMAWEPGPMAHRVLADVFLAGYLLFGAAAVHQDARSLARTVAPRPARISRPLLAALTFASLIGPGLLIVQATQHRVTDVLSIAVGCAALFLLVVTRMSQLLTQLDVQTEKARELAVTDELTGLPNRRAWNTELPRGIERARRSGSPVTVAVIDIDHFKKFNDAYGHPAGDRLLKEAAAAWLAQSREVDHLARYGGEEFVLMLPDATVDQAREIVDRMRLATPLGQTFSAGVAQWDGTETSDELTARADSALYVAKADGRNRIAVPVQ from the coding sequence ATGAGTAGCCGGTTGATGCGGTGTTATATGGTCGTCGCGGCGATCGGTCTGGCCGGTTTTCTGGCCGTGCCCGACGACAGCACGCTCCAGCTGATCTGGCAGGTCGGGTGCGGCTGGTTCGCGGCCGCGATGATCGCCGTCGGGGTCCGCCGGACCCGGTCCGCCATGGCCGCGTCGTGGTGGCTGTTCGCGCTGGGCGTGGCCGGCAACTCGGGCGGCATCCTGGTCGAGTACATCCTGACCCGCACCCAGCTCAACCCCGGGTTCCCGTCCTGGGCCGACGCCGCCTACCTGTCGCTGTACCCGGCCGTGGCCGCGGGCATGTTCCTGCTGATCCGCCGGCGCGCCGCACACCGGGACTGGTCGAGCCTCGTCGACGCGACCACGCTGACCACCGGCGTCGGCCTGCTGGCCTGGGTGTTCATGGTCAAGCCGGCCGCCTCCGACCCGACGATCGGCCTCCTCGGGCACATCGTCAGCGTCGCCTACCCGCTCGGTGACGTGGTGCTGCTGGCCATGACCGTGCGGCTGCTGCTCAGCGGCGGGCGGCACAACGGGTCGTTCCGGCTGGTGTCGGCCGCGCTGATCTGCTTCCTGGCCGGCGACGGCACCTGGGCGGTGATCAACCAGATGGCCTGGGAGCCGGGCCCGATGGCGCACCGGGTGCTCGCCGACGTCTTCCTCGCCGGCTACCTGCTGTTCGGCGCGGCGGCCGTGCACCAGGACGCCCGCTCGCTGGCCCGGACCGTGGCGCCGCGCCCGGCCCGGATCAGCCGGCCGCTGCTGGCCGCCCTGACGTTCGCCTCGCTGATCGGTCCCGGTCTGCTGATCGTGCAGGCCACCCAGCACCGGGTGACCGACGTGCTCTCCATCGCGGTGGGGTGCGCCGCCCTGTTCCTGCTCGTGGTCACCCGCATGTCGCAGCTGCTCACCCAGCTCGACGTGCAGACCGAGAAGGCACGCGAGCTGGCCGTCACCGACGAGCTGACCGGCCTGCCGAACCGCCGGGCGTGGAACACCGAGCTGCCCCGCGGGATCGAGCGGGCGCGGCGCAGCGGCTCCCCGGTGACCGTCGCGGTGATCGACATCGACCATTTCAAGAAGTTCAACGACGCGTACGGGCACCCGGCCGGTGACCGCCTGCTCAAGGAGGCGGCGGCGGCGTGGCTGGCACAGTCCCGCGAGGTCGACCACCTGGCCCGTTACGGCGGCGAGGAGTTCGTGCTGATGCTGCCGGACGCCACCGTCGACCAGGCCCGCGAGATCGTCGACCGGATGCGGCTGGCGACGCCGCTGGGCCAGACGTTCTCGGCCGGCGTGGCGCAGTGGGACGGCACCGAGACCTCCGACGAACTGACCGCTCGTGCCGACTCGGCGCTCTATGTCGCCAAGGCCGACGGCCGGAACCGGATCGCGGTGCCGGTCCAGTAG
- a CDS encoding GGDEF domain-containing protein: MNPQLRAGTAVPAAAAVVAVVLACWFNVTTAGLRFQVVCCWLAVAVFASSMSYFAFRASRQMDPSNQQRRFWSALAIAAAVFGAGEWAQVVTAIVSPLSLPALTGTGPARTTALALGCLGLTAVVLSYPIPHRSARERICYLLDLATVVIAAGTYGVYWSVTSASDQQTIMADDLATVIAGPVVAIMTAFTIGRLYLSNVAPFNWHIGVIGPFAAVVEAIARALGPNLVAAGRPGVIFTMTVASHALLMTAAWGQYRSGSAGKQRHGTSRKRSFSMLPYGALWLTFALLVVSLVVRGSGPCTWTAVAGLAAITGVVVARQLISFVSNEELLVERDALAARLHTMAFTDNLTGLANRAQFLDRLDDALGDLDTPVGVLLIDLDDFKPVNDTHGHAAGDAVLVQSAERLRGCVGPADVVARLGGDEFAVLIARCGADDLAAVADRVVRALDQPCPLADGAEARVRASVGGAVSLDASRDALALLHTADQAMYEAKCAGKGAFRLAAVA; this comes from the coding sequence GTGAATCCCCAGCTTCGGGCCGGGACGGCGGTGCCCGCCGCCGCGGCCGTGGTCGCCGTGGTGCTGGCCTGCTGGTTCAACGTGACCACCGCCGGGCTGCGGTTCCAGGTGGTCTGCTGCTGGCTGGCAGTCGCGGTCTTCGCCTCCTCGATGTCGTACTTCGCCTTCCGGGCCAGCCGGCAGATGGACCCGAGCAACCAGCAGCGCCGGTTCTGGTCGGCGCTGGCGATCGCGGCCGCCGTGTTCGGTGCCGGCGAGTGGGCCCAGGTGGTCACCGCGATCGTCAGCCCGCTGAGCCTGCCCGCCCTGACCGGCACCGGGCCGGCCCGGACGACGGCGCTGGCCCTCGGCTGCCTGGGGCTGACGGCCGTGGTGCTCTCCTATCCGATCCCGCACCGATCGGCCCGGGAACGGATCTGCTACCTGCTGGACCTGGCAACCGTGGTGATCGCCGCCGGCACGTACGGCGTCTACTGGAGCGTGACGTCGGCCAGCGACCAGCAGACGATCATGGCGGACGACCTCGCCACCGTGATCGCCGGGCCGGTCGTGGCGATCATGACAGCGTTCACCATCGGGCGGTTGTATCTGAGCAACGTCGCCCCGTTCAACTGGCACATCGGTGTCATCGGCCCGTTCGCCGCCGTCGTGGAGGCCATCGCCCGCGCGCTCGGCCCGAATCTGGTGGCCGCCGGGCGTCCCGGCGTCATCTTCACGATGACCGTGGCTTCGCACGCGTTGCTGATGACCGCCGCCTGGGGCCAGTACCGGTCGGGCAGCGCCGGAAAGCAACGTCACGGCACGAGCCGCAAGCGGTCGTTCAGCATGCTGCCCTACGGGGCGCTGTGGCTCACCTTCGCGCTGCTGGTGGTCAGCCTGGTGGTCAGAGGCTCCGGCCCGTGCACCTGGACGGCCGTCGCCGGCCTGGCGGCCATCACCGGCGTCGTGGTGGCCCGGCAGCTCATCTCCTTCGTCTCGAACGAGGAACTCCTGGTCGAACGGGACGCGCTGGCCGCCCGGCTGCACACCATGGCGTTCACCGACAACCTCACCGGCCTGGCCAATCGCGCGCAGTTCCTCGACCGCCTCGACGACGCGCTCGGCGACCTCGACACCCCGGTCGGTGTCCTGCTGATCGATCTCGACGACTTCAAGCCGGTCAACGACACCCACGGGCATGCCGCCGGTGACGCGGTGCTGGTGCAGAGCGCCGAGCGGCTGCGCGGCTGCGTCGGCCCGGCCGACGTGGTCGCCCGGCTCGGCGGCGACGAGTTCGCGGTGCTGATCGCCCGGTGCGGCGCCGATGACCTCGCCGCGGTGGCGGATCGGGTGGTCCGGGCTCTCGACCAGCCGTGCCCGCTCGCCGATGGCGCCGAGGCGCGGGTCCGTGCCAGCGTGGGCGGCGCGGTCTCCCTCGACGCGAGCCGGGACGCGCTGGCCCTGCTGCACACCGCGGACCAGGCGATGTATGAGGCCAAGTGCGCGGGCAAGGGCGCGTTCCGACTGGCCGCGGTCGCTTGA
- a CDS encoding putative bifunctional diguanylate cyclase/phosphodiesterase, translating to MRNVAPAPWRHLGATIGVLLAGTAWFAWWCAAGAGPRPAAYLFVPAGMAIAAFATMNVVRGGQRAPAARRFWMRLSGACAFLTAGYGLLAVAAVRSSPAYPEMPVPATFCVCAGVFAAIYAVARVPLGVTSRQELGRQWLDRAIAFLGCAAVLYHFGLVPLIYRSGPRDLPLTAMVLMAFVLAAASITKVSYIGGGPVDRIAVRLLAATGLTGAVVALLAIEAGSDWPIVTQAVVLPVVPVLVTFAAYRQQVTTGSSSRRPNTWLPYLAVAAVQVPVVDALARGTAASPLVVAAIAVLVIALVMIRQYLVIRENTRLLRDRQASELRLRYEATHDPLTGLANRVLFRDWLDAALHTGDVEVLLVDVDDFKAVNDSLGHDVGDVLLVAFAETLCGAVGDDGRVARLGGDEFAVLVAGPAGTADLVAQRVITAIQVPISEHGLLVHASVGIATAPAGAPVGGLLREADMAVHTAKQRGKGNWVRFTTDLEQPVYADARLGGDLRRALDAGEFRLLYQPIVDLRDRRVIGVEALVRWHHPQRGMIPPLEFIPAAERTGLIVPLGRFVLRETCRQAAAWLTEFGPDALEKVEPNVSVRQLHDPDFVADVRAALADSGLPAERLVLELTESAVLRGPRVSQVLHEVHDLGVRLALDDFGTGESSLSLLRAFPAAMVKLDKSFVDGIEVGRPGTPETDARQAVARAVRQLAGALGLEAVAEGIENEEQVRQLRRLGYTTGQGYHLGRPMEADRITELLAGQRRAAVA from the coding sequence ATGAGGAACGTCGCCCCAGCGCCGTGGCGCCATCTCGGCGCAACGATCGGCGTCCTGCTGGCCGGCACCGCGTGGTTCGCCTGGTGGTGCGCCGCCGGCGCCGGTCCCCGGCCGGCCGCCTACCTGTTCGTGCCCGCCGGCATGGCGATCGCCGCCTTCGCGACCATGAACGTGGTGCGCGGCGGTCAGCGGGCACCGGCGGCCCGGCGTTTCTGGATGCGGCTGTCCGGCGCCTGCGCGTTCCTCACCGCCGGGTACGGCCTGCTGGCCGTCGCGGCGGTCCGGAGCAGCCCGGCCTACCCGGAGATGCCGGTCCCCGCGACCTTCTGCGTCTGCGCCGGCGTGTTCGCCGCGATCTACGCGGTGGCGCGGGTGCCGCTGGGCGTCACCAGCCGGCAGGAGCTGGGCCGGCAGTGGCTCGATCGCGCCATCGCCTTCCTCGGCTGCGCCGCCGTGCTGTACCACTTCGGGCTGGTTCCGCTGATCTACCGCTCCGGGCCGCGGGACCTCCCGCTCACGGCGATGGTCCTGATGGCGTTCGTGCTGGCGGCGGCCAGCATCACGAAGGTCTCCTACATCGGCGGCGGCCCGGTGGACCGGATCGCGGTGCGGCTGCTCGCGGCGACCGGGCTGACCGGGGCTGTGGTGGCGCTGCTCGCGATCGAAGCCGGTTCCGACTGGCCGATCGTGACCCAGGCCGTGGTTCTGCCGGTCGTCCCGGTGCTCGTCACGTTCGCCGCCTACCGGCAGCAGGTCACCACCGGTAGCTCGTCGCGCCGGCCGAACACCTGGCTGCCATACCTGGCGGTGGCGGCGGTCCAGGTGCCGGTGGTGGACGCGCTCGCGCGCGGGACTGCCGCGTCGCCCCTCGTCGTCGCCGCGATCGCGGTCCTGGTCATCGCGCTGGTCATGATCCGGCAGTACCTGGTGATCCGGGAGAACACCCGTCTGCTGCGTGACCGGCAGGCCTCCGAGCTGCGCCTGCGCTACGAAGCCACCCATGATCCGCTGACCGGCCTGGCGAACCGCGTGCTCTTCCGGGACTGGCTGGACGCGGCGCTGCACACCGGCGACGTCGAGGTGCTGCTGGTCGACGTCGACGACTTCAAGGCCGTCAACGACTCGCTCGGGCACGACGTCGGTGACGTGCTGCTCGTCGCCTTCGCCGAGACGTTGTGCGGTGCGGTCGGGGACGACGGCAGGGTGGCGCGCCTGGGCGGGGACGAGTTCGCCGTCCTGGTCGCCGGTCCGGCCGGCACCGCGGACCTCGTGGCGCAGCGCGTCATCACCGCGATCCAGGTCCCGATCAGCGAGCACGGGTTGCTGGTGCACGCCAGCGTGGGCATCGCGACGGCGCCGGCCGGTGCTCCGGTGGGTGGCCTGCTCCGCGAGGCGGACATGGCGGTCCACACCGCGAAACAGCGCGGCAAGGGCAACTGGGTGCGGTTCACCACGGACCTGGAACAGCCCGTGTACGCCGACGCCCGGCTCGGCGGCGACCTGCGCCGGGCACTCGACGCCGGCGAGTTCCGCCTGCTGTACCAGCCCATCGTCGACCTGCGGGACCGTCGCGTGATCGGCGTCGAGGCGCTGGTGCGCTGGCACCACCCGCAGCGCGGCATGATCCCGCCGCTCGAGTTCATCCCGGCGGCCGAACGCACCGGTCTCATCGTGCCGCTGGGCCGGTTCGTGCTGCGCGAGACCTGCCGGCAGGCGGCGGCCTGGCTCACCGAGTTCGGCCCCGACGCCCTGGAGAAGGTGGAACCCAACGTCTCGGTCCGGCAGCTGCACGACCCCGACTTCGTCGCCGACGTCCGGGCGGCGCTGGCGGACAGCGGGCTGCCGGCCGAGCGGCTGGTCCTGGAGCTGACCGAGTCGGCCGTGCTGCGCGGCCCGCGAGTGTCACAGGTCCTGCACGAGGTGCACGATCTCGGCGTACGACTGGCGCTCGACGATTTCGGCACCGGCGAGTCGTCGCTGAGCCTGCTCCGCGCGTTTCCCGCCGCCATGGTCAAGCTCGACAAGTCGTTCGTCGACGGCATCGAGGTGGGCCGGCCCGGCACGCCCGAGACCGACGCACGGCAGGCCGTGGCCCGCGCGGTGCGGCAACTGGCCGGCGCGCTCGGCCTGGAGGCGGTCGCCGAGGGCATCGAGAACGAGGAGCAGGTACGGCAGCTGCGCCGGCTGGGCTACACCACCGGGCAGGGTTACCACCTGGGCAGGCCGATGGAGGCGGACCGGATCACCGAGCTGCTCGCCGGCCAGCGCCGGGCCGCGGTCGCGTGA